A window from Symbiopectobacterium purcellii encodes these proteins:
- a CDS encoding urea transporter, whose amino-acid sequence MNNDEMEATLLKHGFTPKEIALMQKRIRRGVKEGDTEITLLSLVPILKDRFYNVFSIVSLIISVFILNIYFKYPMSTASFISNVIVTLVGLFCTYHIGALPLSYKSYRYCKKKQG is encoded by the coding sequence ATGAACAACGATGAAATGGAAGCAACACTGCTGAAACATGGCTTCACGCCGAAAGAGATTGCGCTTATGCAAAAGCGCATCCGACGTGGGGTAAAAGAGGGTGATACTGAGATAACATTACTTTCGTTAGTACCTATTTTAAAGGATCGTTTTTATAACGTATTTTCAATAGTGTCACTGATTATTAGTGTGTTTATTTTAAACATTTATTTTAAATATCCGATGAGCACTGCATCTTTTATCAGCAATGTTATTGTGACCCTTGTGGGCTTGTTTTGTACCTATCATATTGGCGCTTTACCCCTGAGTTACAAATCTTATCGTTATTGTAAGAAAAAACAGGGTTAA
- a CDS encoding SDR family oxidoreductase, whose translation MKTANNTILITGGGSGIGRELALRFHELGNTVIVSGRRLQSLKETIAGRANMHAIELDIDDPTDISAFAQRVVEEYPTLNVLINNAGIMRYDDLSTKSDLLDAEAHITTNLLGPVRLTNALLDHLKRQSGAVIVNVSSGLAFVPRTDAAIYSATKAAIHSMTQSLRHRLAGQIEVIELVPPAVQTELTPGQANREGYLPLGAFIDEVMALFCETPTPEEIIVERARLQRLAEREGRFAQVFERINGH comes from the coding sequence ATGAAAACAGCAAATAACACCATACTTATTACCGGGGGTGGCTCGGGCATTGGCCGGGAACTTGCCTTGCGCTTCCACGAACTGGGCAATACCGTTATTGTCAGCGGCAGGCGCTTGCAGTCCCTCAAGGAGACGATTGCAGGAAGAGCGAATATGCATGCAATTGAACTTGATATCGATGACCCGACAGACATTAGCGCGTTTGCACAGCGAGTTGTGGAGGAATACCCCACCCTTAATGTACTGATCAACAATGCAGGCATTATGCGTTACGACGATCTCAGTACCAAGAGCGATTTGCTGGATGCTGAGGCGCATATTACGACCAATTTACTCGGACCTGTCCGTCTCACTAACGCCCTGCTTGATCATCTCAAGCGCCAGTCGGGCGCTGTTATCGTCAATGTGTCGTCCGGTCTGGCGTTTGTACCGCGCACTGATGCGGCCATCTATAGCGCAACCAAAGCGGCTATCCATTCCATGACCCAATCTTTACGTCATCGACTCGCCGGGCAGATAGAAGTCATCGAACTGGTTCCACCCGCAGTCCAGACCGAACTTACGCCAGGTCAGGCCAACCGGGAAGGATACCTGCCGCTCGGCGCGTTTATCGATGAGGTGATGGCGCTCTTTTGCGAAACGCCTACGCCAGAAGAAATCATTGTCGAACGTGCCCGACTTCAGCGATTGGCCGAGCGAGAAGGACGCTTTGCTCAGGTGTTTGAACGGATCAATGGGCATTGA
- a CDS encoding winged helix-turn-helix transcriptional regulator: MSDNRLRHEDVQKQLSQADKPDPLVEALVNDVIARVADKWTMLILEVLAEHGKQRFTQLAKHVAGISQKMLTQTLREMEREGLVIRTVYPVVPPKVEYQLTDLGLSLGAAFCGVWLWAEENLATIRHARTVFDQRKKSE; the protein is encoded by the coding sequence ATGAGCGATAACCGACTCCGTCATGAGGACGTTCAGAAACAGCTTTCGCAGGCAGATAAACCAGACCCTCTCGTTGAAGCGCTGGTTAATGATGTCATCGCCAGGGTTGCAGACAAGTGGACCATGCTGATCCTCGAGGTACTGGCTGAACATGGCAAACAGCGCTTTACGCAACTGGCAAAACACGTGGCCGGTATCAGCCAGAAAATGCTCACGCAAACGCTGAGAGAGATGGAACGGGAAGGGCTGGTTATTCGTACGGTTTATCCTGTCGTGCCGCCAAAAGTGGAATACCAGTTGACCGATCTTGGCCTCAGTCTGGGGGCTGCCTTTTGTGGTGTGTGGCTGTGGGCTGAAGAAAATCTTGCAACTATCAGACATGCTCGAACAGTCTTCGATCAAAGAAAAAAAAGCGAGTAA
- a CDS encoding IS5 family transposase (programmed frameshift), with protein sequence MPRLMLSDDQYERISPFLPGKDSDPGRTAADNRLFVEAVLWIARTGSPWRDLPPDFGLWNCVYKRFARWSRAEIWHSVFAELAGDADFEEIFIDSTIVRVHQHAAGAPKKTGDQSIGRSRGGLTTKIHALVDGLGMLARFSLTGGQKSDTREALPLLGELKPSSLAADKAYDTNVILQYLESVGIQAVIPSKENRREQRPLDKHLYASRNLIERFFCRIKQFRRVATRFDKLSKRFASFVALAAAFVWLC encoded by the exons ATGCCAAGATTGATGCTCAGTGATGACCAATACGAACGGATTAGCCCGTTTTTGCCGGGAAAGGATTCGGATCCGGGACGAACAGCAGCAGATAATCGGCTTTTTGTCGAAGCGGTTTTATGGATCGCCCGAACTGGAAGCCCATGGAGAGATTTACCACCCGATTTCGGACTCTGGAACTGTGTGTACAAACGCTTTGCCAGATGGTCACGGGCAGAAATATGGCATTCCGTTTTTGCTGAACTTGCGGGCGATGCCGATTTCGAGGAAATCTTCATCGACAGCACTATCGTACGGGTTCATCAGCATGCAGCGGGCGCTCCCAAAAAAACGG GTGACCAGTCGATTGGTCGTTCTCGCGGGGGATTGACAACCAAGATTCACGCTCTGGTTGATGGGCTGGGCATGCTTGCCCGTTTTAGTTTGACTGGTGGTCAAAAGAGCGACACCAGAGAAGCATTGCCTTTACTTGGTGAATTGAAACCTTCAAGCTTGGCTGCAGACAAAGCCTACGATACGAATGTGATTCTACAATATCTGGAGTCGGTAGGCATTCAGGCTGTCATCCCCAGCAAAGAGAATCGCCGTGAGCAACGCCCACTGGACAAACATCTTTACGCTTCACGCAATTTGATCGAACGTTTCTTTTGCCGTATCAAGCAATTTCGACGCGTAGCTACACGCTTCGACAAACTCTCAAAACGCTTCGCATCATTCGTTGCGCTCGCTGCTGCATTCGTCTGGCTGTGTTAA
- the fos gene encoding fosfomycin resistance glutathione transferase, giving the protein MLNGLNHMTISVSDVSRSFDFYVNTLGFIPKAKWDEGAYLCLDNLWLCLSVGDVTPREDYTHYAFSIRGEDFDEYANHLKSAGVTEWKINKSEGKSIYFLDPDGHKLEIHDGDLDSRLNACIKYPYKNMEFF; this is encoded by the coding sequence ATGCTGAATGGACTGAATCATATGACAATTTCCGTAAGTGACGTTTCACGAAGTTTTGATTTTTACGTGAACACACTGGGGTTTATACCGAAGGCCAAATGGGACGAAGGTGCCTATCTTTGTCTGGACAATCTGTGGTTATGTCTCTCTGTTGGTGATGTTACTCCCAGGGAGGATTACACTCATTATGCATTCAGCATCAGAGGCGAAGACTTTGATGAATATGCTAATCATCTAAAATCAGCGGGTGTTACAGAGTGGAAAATAAATAAGAGCGAAGGAAAATCTATCTACTTTTTAGATCCCGATGGGCACAAACTTGAAATACATGACGGAGATTTGGATAGCCGCCTCAATGCCTGTATAAAATATCCATATAAAAATATGGAGTTTTTTTAA
- a CDS encoding histidine phosphatase family protein, with protein MEIILMRHGKPSFTGARKVATREMASWIQQYDLSCIGSDQPPEASRVLVHRALMVFSSPLPRAMSSARNLNVEPEIIDNVFREAELPVYLIPVVKLSPFSWVIFFRLMWLCGMSQKAESLAMAKRRARQATGMLVEHARENTGPVLLIGHGIMNRLIANELISLGWKKRTRAGKGYWEAGVYAFL; from the coding sequence ATGGAAATTATTCTGATGCGTCACGGTAAACCCAGTTTTACTGGCGCCCGAAAAGTAGCTACTCGCGAAATGGCCAGTTGGATTCAGCAATACGATCTTTCTTGTATCGGCAGTGATCAACCACCTGAAGCCAGTCGGGTGCTGGTTCACAGGGCGTTAATGGTTTTCAGCAGCCCCCTTCCCAGGGCAATGTCTTCTGCACGCAATCTCAATGTAGAGCCTGAGATAATCGATAACGTATTCAGGGAAGCAGAGCTGCCTGTATATCTGATCCCTGTCGTTAAGTTATCCCCTTTCAGTTGGGTTATTTTTTTCCGTCTGATGTGGCTTTGCGGTATGTCACAAAAGGCTGAATCTTTAGCAATGGCAAAAAGGCGTGCCCGTCAAGCTACAGGCATGCTGGTAGAGCATGCCAGAGAGAACACCGGGCCCGTGCTGCTGATAGGGCACGGTATTATGAACCGTCTTATAGCTAATGAATTGATATCATTGGGCTGGAAAAAGCGTACCCGTGCCGGAAAAGGATACTGGGAGGCAGGCGTTTATGCGTTCCTTTAG
- a CDS encoding Arm DNA-binding domain-containing protein has product MYLVVNPNGSRNWHLKYRSKGKASRFSLGAYPLITLPKMRYTNARVRACAMG; this is encoded by the coding sequence CTGTATTTAGTCGTCAATCCCAACGGTTCACGCAATTGGCATCTCAAATATCGCAGCAAGGGCAAAGCATCACGTTTCAGCCTCGGAGCCTACCCGCTAATAACGCTGCCTAAAATGAGGTATACGAATGCACGCGTAAGAGCGTGTGCCATGGGCTGA
- the mtfA gene encoding DgsA anti-repressor MtfA, which yields MKWPWKTQHAPESTPIQWQDALAIPLLAPLSDSEQQRLILLASDFLHQKRIIPLQGLALTSVMEQRIALLFCLPVLKLGIEWLNGFHEVLIYPGPFIVNDEWQDDIGLVHAGPVVQSGQSWDQGPIILNWQEVQDSFDLSGFNLVIHEVTHKLDIRNGGEATGVPPIPLRDVVEWETQLHAAMEALQDEIDQVGVDAASMDPYAAQDPTECFAVLSEYFFSAPELLFERFPTLYGCFSRFYQQDPLARLKSWQQANQRAPVLY from the coding sequence ATGAAATGGCCATGGAAAACACAGCACGCACCGGAAAGCACCCCCATTCAGTGGCAAGATGCTCTTGCCATTCCGCTGTTGGCACCGTTAAGCGATAGCGAACAACAACGACTTATCCTGCTTGCCAGTGATTTTTTACATCAAAAACGTATCATTCCTTTACAGGGACTGGCGCTGACCTCCGTTATGGAGCAGCGAATCGCACTGCTGTTTTGCTTGCCCGTTCTCAAGCTCGGCATTGAATGGCTAAACGGTTTCCATGAGGTGTTAATCTATCCCGGCCCTTTTATTGTTAATGATGAATGGCAGGATGATATCGGTCTGGTACACGCCGGGCCAGTGGTGCAATCCGGTCAAAGTTGGGATCAGGGCCCCATCATATTGAACTGGCAAGAAGTGCAAGACAGTTTTGATTTATCAGGGTTCAATCTGGTTATTCATGAGGTCACGCACAAGTTGGATATCCGTAACGGCGGTGAAGCCACCGGTGTTCCACCGATTCCTTTACGTGATGTGGTGGAGTGGGAAACACAGTTACATGCCGCAATGGAAGCACTGCAAGATGAAATCGATCAAGTCGGAGTCGATGCCGCCAGCATGGATCCTTACGCAGCCCAAGATCCGACCGAGTGCTTCGCGGTGCTCTCTGAATATTTCTTTAGCGCACCAGAGCTTCTTTTCGAACGTTTTCCTACGCTTTATGGCTGTTTTAGTCGCTTCTACCAGCAAGACCCACTGGCGCGATTAAAATCCTGGCAACAAGCTAACCAGCGGGCCCCCGTGCTCTATTGA
- a CDS encoding collagenase, protein MSVNLSGVGYNHHSNVLFDEMTNVRNKKNETVFEKKRHSSVENEVGKYIPSIYSNSLQSKMKFTVLEKKLMEDLHDEKELFLKTSYQHSKQTLTASIKIINKLMLEPEINKRDLGLLSKYIESFYHRVDTSGPYWKSDNIIVSRTLSKIGDYLAKTYNNFHGISNEPDKALSGLTSSWVGAMIEMTKNNSKGDNPTINYKSLNAILEYHVLNQEKLLDNYEFSVNTGKLLNLIYHIRPGSLDSQILSKSKGAIEKNLFKLVSQSLNIVNSKKNNFPLYHIRCALDVLSSIINSEKRNNPKVSFETQKNIDFNLGEILKKYNSLPAKSDLREEINVVLTKYLEDTGRHSEKNNSSVFSGFLKPILEKEFIPHDFKLNSGYRIQSSYHFNNEEKNKLNVIATKVLKNFHESFGEKRVRDDNSKPLEIIVMKNKDHYHRYGNYPFRIDTNNGGVYIEGDSKNPNNQPRIFVYMKDNNIHNFGHEIVHYLDGKYNKYGDANMYPSEEVTWWSEGLAEYLSHGKKNEYAESVLMNCPPENRPSLIQAIDIDGFSANGHSERLYAWPYFVQKFLDSSPQMRSVRGELVRSLRQEIGSSGDKPSYSRVLKNFGQKYNEEFYYWLNQQSNHSTSINRYSTRR, encoded by the coding sequence ATGTCAGTAAATTTAAGTGGTGTCGGTTATAATCATCATTCAAATGTATTGTTTGATGAGATGACTAATGTAAGGAATAAAAAAAATGAAACTGTTTTCGAGAAAAAAAGACATTCAAGTGTCGAAAATGAAGTTGGGAAATACATCCCGTCAATATATTCAAATTCTCTTCAAAGTAAAATGAAGTTTACCGTATTAGAAAAAAAATTAATGGAAGATCTTCATGATGAAAAAGAATTATTCTTAAAAACAAGTTATCAACACTCTAAACAAACATTAACAGCCTCAATTAAAATTATTAATAAATTAATGCTCGAGCCAGAGATAAACAAACGTGATCTTGGTTTGTTGTCAAAATATATTGAAAGTTTTTATCATAGAGTTGATACATCAGGTCCATATTGGAAAAGCGACAACATTATTGTGTCTAGAACATTAAGCAAAATAGGAGACTATCTTGCTAAAACATATAATAATTTTCATGGCATATCAAATGAACCTGATAAAGCGTTATCAGGTTTAACAAGTTCTTGGGTAGGCGCGATGATAGAGATGACCAAGAATAATTCAAAAGGGGATAATCCTACTATAAATTATAAAAGTCTCAATGCAATATTGGAATATCATGTTTTAAACCAAGAGAAATTATTGGATAATTATGAATTCTCAGTTAACACTGGGAAGTTACTAAATTTAATTTATCATATAAGGCCTGGTTCACTAGATAGCCAGATATTATCTAAGAGTAAGGGTGCGATAGAGAAAAATTTATTTAAGCTTGTCAGTCAATCTTTAAATATAGTCAATTCCAAAAAAAATAATTTCCCTCTTTATCATATTCGCTGTGCCTTGGATGTACTGTCATCCATCATCAATTCTGAGAAGAGAAACAACCCTAAAGTTAGTTTTGAAACACAAAAAAACATTGATTTTAATTTAGGTGAAATATTGAAAAAATATAACTCCTTGCCCGCCAAAAGTGATTTGCGTGAGGAAATTAATGTTGTTTTGACTAAATATTTAGAAGATACTGGGAGACATTCTGAAAAAAACAACTCGTCCGTGTTTTCTGGTTTTTTGAAACCTATTTTAGAAAAAGAATTTATCCCGCATGATTTCAAACTTAATAGCGGATACAGAATACAATCTTCTTATCATTTTAATAATGAAGAGAAAAACAAACTAAATGTTATAGCAACTAAAGTTCTAAAGAATTTTCACGAATCATTCGGGGAAAAACGCGTAAGAGATGATAATTCAAAACCATTGGAAATTATAGTGATGAAGAATAAAGATCACTATCATCGATATGGTAACTATCCTTTCCGTATAGACACAAATAATGGCGGTGTTTATATTGAAGGGGATTCTAAAAACCCTAATAATCAGCCACGTATTTTTGTTTATATGAAAGACAACAATATCCATAATTTTGGACATGAAATTGTTCATTATCTTGATGGTAAATATAACAAGTATGGTGATGCTAATATGTATCCCTCAGAGGAGGTTACATGGTGGAGCGAAGGTTTGGCAGAGTATCTATCGCATGGGAAAAAAAATGAATATGCAGAAAGTGTTTTAATGAATTGTCCACCAGAAAACAGACCTAGCTTAATTCAAGCAATTGATATAGATGGTTTTTCTGCTAATGGACATAGCGAGAGATTATACGCCTGGCCATATTTCGTGCAAAAATTCCTCGACAGTTCACCACAAATGCGTTCTGTTCGCGGTGAATTAGTTCGCTCCCTAAGACAAGAAATTGGATCCAGCGGTGATAAACCTTCTTATTCTAGAGTTTTAAAAAACTTTGGCCAAAAATACAACGAGGAGTTTTATTATTGGCTAAATCAACAGTCTAACCATTCAACCAGTATAAATAGATACTCTACTCGCAGATGA